Genomic window (Armatimonadota bacterium):
GGGAGGGCCAATCGGCGAGCTCAAGAAGTTGGTCTCGAAAAGCTACTTGAGCGATCTGGTGAGAGTATTCAGTTCGTTTCGGGAGTTGTAACCTGCGACTTATGGGACCTTCACGATTCATGCAAAGGCTTTTCTAACTCTCTCGAATCTATTGAGTGCGAACAGAGCGCATTTGCACTGCTCGAAGAGATTGAGCCGGAAAGGCTATCCGAAGTTCTTCGAACTGAGCCCGACTCAGATTCGACTCGAGTCATCGCCGAAACCCTGCTTTTCTGCATGGAGAGAATAGTGATTCTTCCCACATTGGGGGGACATCGAGTCAGAATTGTTCAAATTCTTGGTGTGATTAGCTCGTATTTGCCGTTCACTTCCCTGAACATCGAGTCTATTTTGAAACTCTACGCAGCGTGTCACTGCCGTCAAGAAGTTTTGCAGACCTACTTAGACTATGAGACGCAAATCGATAACGAACTGGGAGAACTCCCCGCCGCGAGAATCAAAGAACTTTGCGAATCTCTTTTGCGCAACTTGGACTATGGCGCAGAAAGTCAACTCGTAATGCTTCCTCGATGCCCAGACGTCAGCTTTGGACTCGAGCACTTGCTGGACGAGACCGTGAGGACGATTCAGGGCGGGGGAAAGATTTACGTCGGGGGAGTTACCGGGGTAGGAAAATCTCACCTGTTGCGAAAGATTGTCCACCAAGAGTCGCTCGCCCTGTTTCGATTCGGCTGGATCGATCTGGAGGAGGTTTCGCCCGATGATCTTACTCACATCCTTCCAGATAGTCCGGCGGATATCATCATCATTGACGGCTACAATTCAAGGCACGCAGCCAACTTGGCTTACCTCCAACGGGTGTGCCGTTTCCACGCCATCGTTGTGGCTGGAGTCTCGTCAGTCGGGTTCTCTTACGATGCCTCTCTGACAGTTCAACCCTTAGAAGCTGGCACGGCTCATAACCCTGGGCCAGCAACATTACTCCTCGAGCACGGGTTAACTGAACCAGTCAACGTCTTGACCAGACAGTTTTCGGTGCGACTCGCAAAGTCAGCATATGGACTTCCTATCAGCCTAAAGCTATCGGCTTCCCTAGCAAATACCCTGGGTCTCCGATCTGTTGTTTCGCAATTGGAGGAAAACACGGAAGAAGGGCCGTCAGCGGGTAAGTTTCTCCACACTGCTCTTTCTGAAACCCTCCACCAGTTTGGCCCCGATACCCGAGCCGCAGTCATTGCAATGGCAGGCTTCGGCGAACGACTACCGGTTTCATTAGTGACCAAACTCTTCAACCTCGACATCTTTGCCTTGAAGTCGATCGTAGACTCGGGACTCCTTTTGTCATATCCTCGCAGTGGCGAGGTTCGATTAGCAGAAGCGATTGCCGAACAGATGCGTGGTGGCAGGTTTGAATCGGAAATCAGAGAAAGTCAAATCAGATTTGAAACCGCAGTCGTGAACTTGTGCGTATCCAGCGGGATCCACGCTGCTAGTGATGAATTGTTAGTCTCGCATCTTCGGGTCTTTTTCCGAGTCGCGCAAAGCCTTGTGTCTCGAAAACAGTACGAGTTAGCCCTACAGCTTGTTTCCGTTTTGCGTCCCCACATCGCGGCTTTTACTGACGTCAACTTGGTACCGGAGGAGCTCGAAGGTGCACTCTGGAACTTGGAAATCGACGGCTCAAACTTTATTCGCTACTCGCTGTCAGTTGGCGCGTTGTACATCTTAAGGCACGATCCGGTCGGGTTAGAACACTTCTTCAACTTGGCGGTTAGTGATAGCAGATTTGCCGAGTCACCGCTAGAGTTACAGATTGACTTCTACTCCCAGATGGGACTTGGTCATCGACTCGGAATGCGTTTAAACGATTCAGAAGACATTTTCGATAAAGCGTTGAGAATGTTGGATGAGACCTGTTCGCCTGCCTTAGAGCTGAAGTTACTCCACAATAAATCGATCACTCTGGCAGTGGCAGGAAAGTATGCCGAAGCTCTGAAGACAAAGCGCGCAGCACTCCAGCTCGCTGAGTACGCTCCGAACGACCACTACCGGCTCGAGCTGTTGCATATGGAGGCAGTATCCATGTACGAGGCCGGGCTTCCCCTCGAAGATATCAAATCTTCTTTCCAGGTAGCGATCGGTTTCGCCAGGATGTACCGACTTTCTTTGCAAGAAGGATGGATGCTTCAGAATGCGGCGCATATACTCGGAAATTCGTTGACCCCGGTCGAGCGTGCTGTGATGGCCCTGGTCGGAATAGGGCTACACATTAGCGAGGGATTAAGTGTCGAAGTCCGGCGACACGTTAAGTCCAGCTGCGTGCTTTTGCGTGAGCTGTTAGCCGCATTGAATCATAAGTCGATAGCGGTTGAAGCAGCTCTCTTTGCACAGAGACTAGGTCCTTTGCCTTCTGTCACGAGCCAAAAAGAAACCGTATGCGAGCCGGATACAAACGCAGTTTTCTTTCCGTATGAAATTCCCGCTTCTTTAGTCAGTCCGGCCGAAGTGTCTGAATTCGTGAGTTCCTGCATTCGTAGCCTATCGAGTCATCCTGACGCGGAAATGGCGGTAAACGTTTGGGGATTGGATATCGGCAGATGGCAAGAATTTCGAAGAACAGTTACCGTTACAACTGAATTGAAAGCTGCTAGCAGGAACTAGTTGGTGTGCTTGTGTCTGCTATTGTTAAGGCCATCCGGCGAAAGGACAAGAGGCTATTTTAGATCCGTTCCGTTGTATCCACCCGGAGTCAGGTTTGGATCAGCGGAACCAAAGTTGGGGTTGACTGTCATTTGCGACGCGGCAAAGCTCTTCGAGTGGCCATCAACAAAGGTTAGATTTCGACGTCCCTCTAGTGAACCGGGGCCGATGGAGAAGCCGACGTTTTTGCCCCAGGGGCCAACGGGGCCAGTTTGCCCAAAGTTGTGAGCATTCACCCACTCAAAAACCATCACCTTTGAAGCTGGCTGTGAAACCTGTGTAAAGGAGACCGACTCACATGTCCCAACTGGACAAGCTGCGTCGCCTGCCAGCAGGCCCAGAGATGTTACTGACGCCAAGAATGAAGGAGGTCGGTAGAGAGATGAGACGTACGAGTAAGAGGTGTCGTTGAATGCCGAGCGCGAAGCATCTGAAGGACAGTAGAGCAGAGCCGAGGAAGAGTCGGAATCGTACTGGCTTCCAGCTCGACTCTTGAGTGCGATACCCAGATACGGCATCAAGGGAAACCGGAATCGGCGGCCGGTCCAAAGACCCGTCACATTCGTGTTTGGAAGCATATCGTCTGAATCTGAAGCGTATAGGGTGAACGCCAAACCAACGCTTTTCAGGTTAGAAAGACATGCTGTCTGCTTCGCAGCTTCCTTCGCTCGGGCGAAGACGGGGAAGAGAATCGCGGCCAGAATGGCAATAATAGCGATCACCACCAAGAGTTCGATAAGGGTGAAACCGCGGCGAATCTGCATTGTTAAGACCATAAAGATACCTTGCCAAGCGAATGAGGGTCGAAATCTGGTTGAAAACAGGTTATAATCGGCGTGATCCCCATCGATGGGGAGCATCGGAGTAACAAATTGGCAGGAGTCGCATTCAAAAGCGTAAGCAAGATATTTGGCAAGGACGTCAAAGCAGTCAACGACCTTAACCTCGAAGTCAGAGACCAAGAGTTTATGGTTCTCGTCGGCCCCTCGGGCTGCGGAAAGACGACTGCGCTACGCATGATTGCTGGTCTCGAAGAAGCGTCGCTGGGCGACATTATGATTGGCGAAGTTCGCGTGAACGATGTTCCGCCAAAGGACCGCGATATTGCGATGGTTTTCCAAAACTACGCGCTGTACCCGCACATGAACGTGTATGACAACATCGCGTTCGGTCTGCGACTTCGGGAGCTAAAGGGCTTCTTCTGGCAGCTTGCCAACGCCGCCGAAGCGAAGAGAATTAAGGAAGACATCGACAACCGCGTGAAAGAAGCGGCGCGAATGCTCGATATCGAAAAGTATCTCACACGCCGTCCAAAGGAGCTTTCCGGTGGCCAACGCCAGCGCGTTGCGCTAGCGCGAGCCATTGTGCGAAAGCCAAAAGTCTTCTTGATGGACGAGCCCCTGTCCAACCTAGATGCTAAGCTCCGAGTTCAGACTCGCTACGAGCTGATCTCGCTCCACCGGAAGCTTGGGATTACGACGGTTTACGTTACGCACGACCAGGTCGAGGCCATGACGATGGGTCAGCGGATGGCGATCATGAAGGACGGAGTCCTCCAGCAGTGTGACAAGCCAGAAGAGGTCTATTCGCATCCGGCAAACAAATTTGTAGCAGGCTTCATCGGCTCGCCTCCAATGAACTTCCTCGACGCTGTGATCAAAGAAGGGAGGGTCGACGCAGGCGCTTTCTCCTTGCCCCTCCCTAGCGGGCACCCGGCGATTGCGATGAACGGAAAGCGAGTGACCCTTGGGATCCGCCCGGAAGAGCTTTTCGACAAGGCACTACCAACCAACGTCCCGGCAACGCCGGACAATACGTTGAAAGCCGTGGTTGACGTTATGGAGCCCCTGGGGCACGAGTACGTTGCTTATCTGCAGGTTAACGGGGCAAAGCTCGTTGCCTCGATCGATAAGGAGACCAAGCTGCGCCCGGGATCTGAAGCGGACATTCTGGTGAACATGGATCGCATCCACATCTTTGATGCTGATACTGATCAGGCCATTAGATAAATCACTGCAAAATGATATATGGTTCAGGGTTTTAACAGTTCCATAACCTTTGCTTCGTGATATGTAAGGTTTCATATCAGCGTCATGTCGCGACGCGCATTTACCCTGATCGAACTCTTGGTGGTCATCGCCATCATCGCCATTCTCGCTGCCATCCTCTTCCCAGTTTTCGCACAGGCGAAACTTGCGGCCAAGAAGTCAGCTGACCTAAGCAACACTAAGCAGATTGGAGTTGCCCTTCAAATTTATCTCGCTGACAACGATGACACATTCATGCCGTCGAATCACCGCGAGAACAACAGCGCAAACTTCGAAACCCACTGGTCATGGATGTTGCTACCTTATCTAAAGAACGAGCAACTATTCGTCTCTCCAGCCTGTAAGATTAACGGCTGGGCTCCTTCGCAGTATAACAACACCAACAACAACCGCGGCTTCGGAATTCCGAGCATTCAAACGGATTATCCTACGTCATACCCCGCGACCTACACCCAGCAGGTCGGTCGCATCAGCTATGTAGCGAACCAATCGATCATCGGTCGCAAGCGAACCACTGCCGATACTTCCAACGTAGTTAATGCAACCGCCATTGATGGCGTCAGCCAAACCATCGTGGTTGCGCCAGCGACAGAATCGAAGGAGTGCATGAGAGGTACCGACGGTGAATATCGTACGTACCGACCAGCCTTCGGTATTGCCGCAAGGGGTCAGCTGGCTCTTTCAGGATCCAGTCTTCCTGCTGCATCTGCCTTGCCGTTGGAGGCTATTACTTGGGCAACGGCATCAACGTTGTGGAATCGTTGCGAAGGTAAGAACGGCGTGGTCGCTGGACAACCTCCAGTCGATTTGACCCTTCGATTTACCAACTCCGGCCGGTTCGACAAGGGTAACAACTACGTGATGTGCGATACATCGGCAAAGTTCCATCCAACGAATGCAACGTTCAATCCACAGCGCTACATGTGGGGTAAGGCTGCTTACTCACTCGGCGGACTTCCGGTTATCAACCCAGCCACTGGACTAGAAGTTCAGTAAGGCGTTCGCTCAAAATCAAACTGCTTGGCCGCTTGGTCAAGCAGTTTTCTGTTTATGATTTACCAACTTGCCTCTCTAATTCTCTTTACTCAGTCCGTTGAATTTGACGCGGACGACCCGGCGTTTGCCTATCATGCGTCACAGCCCGACAAATCACTGCTTATCGGGACCGATAAGCAGGAGGGACAAGGTGCGCTTTACGCATTCGATCTCTCCGGAAAAGTTGTTGCGAAGTCGGCGCCTTTGGATCGGCCGAATAATGTCGATGTCTTCGACGGGTCGCAGTCCTTAGTTGGCAAATCACCTTTAGCCGTTGTGACGGAGCGGTTACGGAACAGGCTGAAGATTTTTCAAGTGAACTGGTCGGGGGACATCTTCATTGATGTTACAGGCTCAACGGAGGTGTTTGCCTCCGAGACTGGGGAGGATAAGGCGCCGATGGGTGTCGCCACTTGGAGCTACGGGGGGCGGTCATTTGTGTTCGTAACGCCCAAGGCCGGAGGCACTTCGCGGCACTTGGAGCAGCTGGAGCTGAAATGGAATCCGTTGACCAAGAAGGTTGATGCTCAAAGTGTGCGACGTTTCGGAGCATTTAGCGGCAAGAAGGAAACGGAGTCGATTGTCGTTGATTCTGATACAAGCCGGGTCTTCTACTCGGACGAAGGAATCGGAATTTGGGTTTATGATGCTCGACCTGAGGCAGCAGACCGACCTCTGATGCTGATTCGTAACCCTCAGCATCTCGGCGACCATGAGGGGTTGGCAATCATGGGTGACCTACTCGTATCTACTGACCAGCGCAAGGAGCGATCCTACTACTGGTTTTACGATAAGCGAAGTGGGATTCCTCGGGGCGGATTCTCTGCAGAAATTGATGAAACGGATGGTATCGACATCATCGATCGACCAGGTGTGCGCCTCATGGCAGCCATGAATAGCAAAGGCAAAAACTTCGCCCTGATCCCGCTCGACTGGGTGAAAAAGCAGGTTGGCAGGTACCCTATAGGGCGTGATTGATCGCTACTCTACCGCCGCAATGAACGACATTTGGTCCCAGCAGGCCAAGTTCGAAAGGTGGCAGGAAGTTGAGGTTGCGATCTGCGAGGGTTGGCAGGAGGCGGGGGTGGTTCCTGCTGCCGACATGCGCGAGATTCGCGAGAAGTCGGCTTTTACGATTGCTCGATGTGACGAACTGGAGCTGGAGACTAGGCACGACCTTGTGGCTTTCGTTCGCTGCCTTGAGGAGAATGTTGGATCAGCGGGGCGATGGATTCACTATGGGGTTACGTCGTACGACGTGATTGATACCGCGCTCGGAATGATGCTACGCGATTCCTGCTCGGTTCTTCTTGAATCGGCGGGCCGACTTCGGGATCAGATTGAGCGACTGGCGGAGGAGCATATTGACACTCCCCAAATCGGGCGAACGCACGGGATTCACGCCGAACCGATTACCTTCGGCTTTAAGTGCGCGAACTGGCTAGCCGAATTGGATCGAAACATTGTGCGGATCAAGACCTGCCAGGAGGAGCTTTCTTACGGCAAGATCAGTGGAGCGGTCGGCATTCACGCAGTTGTTTCTCCTGAAATGGAGAAGTCGGTTTTAGCTCGACTTGGACTGAAGGCAGAACCTTCTTCGACACAGATTATCAACCGCGACAAGCACTCGCAGTTCATCAACGTTCTCGCCGTGATGGGCGGGGGGCTGGAGCGAATTGCAACTGAGCTTCGAAACCTTCAGCGGACCGAAATTCTTGAAGTCCAAGAGGCCTTTGCGGCGGGTCAGACTGGTTCGAGTGCAATGCCGCATAAGCGGAACCCTTGGAACTCGGAGACGGTAGTCGGTCTTGCTCGTCTTTTGCGGGGTCATGCATTGTCGATGCTGGAGAGCGTTTCGACTTGGCACGAGCGCGATTTGACGAACTCTTCGTTGGAGCGGATCGTATTTCCGGATGCCTGCCACTTGGCAGACTTTATGTTGAACCGCATGGCGCGGATTCTGACTGGGCTCAACGTGTATCCGGAGACGATGGCGGCGAACCTTCGCAAGATGGGTGACCTGGTGTTCAGCGAGCACCTGATGGTGGCTCTCGTTGGCAAGGGCCTGCCTCGGGCGGCGGCTTACAAGGTTGCTCAGCGTAACGCTGCTCTTGCCTGGGAAGGCAAGGATTTCAAGACCTCGGTTGAGCAGGATGAGGATGTTGTTGCGAACTTAACCAAGCAAGAAGTCGAGCACATCTTCTCGCTGGAGCACCATTTGCGTCACGCGAAGCACACTTTGGAAGCGGTTCGAGCAGCGCAGTAAGACAGCAGCTAGTCGCACTCATGGGTTGCGGTCACGACTGAACATGTCACACAGAGGTGGTAGACCACTTGGACGTAGTCATTTCCTACAAACTCAGGTGGATCCGTTGAGGAGTTGGCGACTGTCATGAGAAATTGCATTTGCCGAGAACAAAGTGGGCAGGTAGGGACCGAGTTCTCAAATCGAAATGGGGTTCCGCCAAGTTGGTGCCTTGGTGTGGAGACGTGATCTCGTTCAGAGAACGTGAAGAACTTGTTTATGCGGTCAGGTTCATTTTCTGAAAGATCTTGGTATTGCTCGATTTGGTGCGCTAGTTGAGCGGGCATTGGCTGGAAATCGACTCTTGCTTCGGGGAACCAGCGAGGATAGTCTTCGTAGGGGAAGTCATCTTCTTTTGGCCCGGTGGCACATTTTAGGAGTTTGAATTCGCCGAATTGGTAGGAGAATTCACTTTGGGCGACTGGGCATTGCCAGCAGTACAGCAGCTCGAGACCGGAAAGGTTTGTTTGATGATCGCCAAGATTTGGGTCTGTCACGTCAAGGTAGAAGAATCTTGTGAACGGAAGCTCACAGTTGGGACAGACGGCTCCGGGCGTAGACGGTTTGCCGCCGATCACGTGTCTTCCAGTGTGACTTGGGAAAGTTGCGACCACGGGTTTAGGGAATACGGATGCCATCAGTCAACAATCTTTAGGAGCTTGTATTTCCCGGAGGAATAGACCCGAACCAAGAACCTAACAGACCGCATGTCGACGGGTTGGACTGGTTCTTGGGCCTGACGGTAGCAAGCCGAGT
Coding sequences:
- a CDS encoding prepilin-type N-terminal cleavage/methylation domain-containing protein, whose translation is MQIRRGFTLIELLVVIAIIAILAAILFPVFARAKEAAKQTACLSNLKSVGLAFTLYASDSDDMLPNTNVTGLWTGRRFRFPLMPYLGIALKSRAGSQYDSDSSSALLYCPSDASRSAFNDTSYSYVSSLYRPPSFLASVTSLGLLAGDAACPVGTCESVSFTQVSQPASKVMVFEWVNAHNFGQTGPVGPWGKNVGFSIGPGSLEGRRNLTFVDGHSKSFAASQMTVNPNFGSADPNLTPGGYNGTDLK
- the purB gene encoding adenylosuccinate lyase produces the protein MIDRYSTAAMNDIWSQQAKFERWQEVEVAICEGWQEAGVVPAADMREIREKSAFTIARCDELELETRHDLVAFVRCLEENVGSAGRWIHYGVTSYDVIDTALGMMLRDSCSVLLESAGRLRDQIERLAEEHIDTPQIGRTHGIHAEPITFGFKCANWLAELDRNIVRIKTCQEELSYGKISGAVGIHAVVSPEMEKSVLARLGLKAEPSSTQIINRDKHSQFINVLAVMGGGLERIATELRNLQRTEILEVQEAFAAGQTGSSAMPHKRNPWNSETVVGLARLLRGHALSMLESVSTWHERDLTNSSLERIVFPDACHLADFMLNRMARILTGLNVYPETMAANLRKMGDLVFSEHLMVALVGKGLPRAAAYKVAQRNAALAWEGKDFKTSVEQDEDVVANLTKQEVEHIFSLEHHLRHAKHTLEAVRAAQ
- a CDS encoding ABC transporter ATP-binding protein → MAGVAFKSVSKIFGKDVKAVNDLNLEVRDQEFMVLVGPSGCGKTTALRMIAGLEEASLGDIMIGEVRVNDVPPKDRDIAMVFQNYALYPHMNVYDNIAFGLRLRELKGFFWQLANAAEAKRIKEDIDNRVKEAARMLDIEKYLTRRPKELSGGQRQRVALARAIVRKPKVFLMDEPLSNLDAKLRVQTRYELISLHRKLGITTVYVTHDQVEAMTMGQRMAIMKDGVLQQCDKPEEVYSHPANKFVAGFIGSPPMNFLDAVIKEGRVDAGAFSLPLPSGHPAIAMNGKRVTLGIRPEELFDKALPTNVPATPDNTLKAVVDVMEPLGHEYVAYLQVNGAKLVASIDKETKLRPGSEADILVNMDRIHIFDADTDQAIR
- a CDS encoding phytase, producing the protein MIYQLASLILFTQSVEFDADDPAFAYHASQPDKSLLIGTDKQEGQGALYAFDLSGKVVAKSAPLDRPNNVDVFDGSQSLVGKSPLAVVTERLRNRLKIFQVNWSGDIFIDVTGSTEVFASETGEDKAPMGVATWSYGGRSFVFVTPKAGGTSRHLEQLELKWNPLTKKVDAQSVRRFGAFSGKKETESIVVDSDTSRVFYSDEGIGIWVYDARPEAADRPLMLIRNPQHLGDHEGLAIMGDLLVSTDQRKERSYYWFYDKRSGIPRGGFSAEIDETDGIDIIDRPGVRLMAAMNSKGKNFALIPLDWVKKQVGRYPIGRD
- a CDS encoding prepilin-type N-terminal cleavage/methylation domain-containing protein; this translates as MSRRAFTLIELLVVIAIIAILAAILFPVFAQAKLAAKKSADLSNTKQIGVALQIYLADNDDTFMPSNHRENNSANFETHWSWMLLPYLKNEQLFVSPACKINGWAPSQYNNTNNNRGFGIPSIQTDYPTSYPATYTQQVGRISYVANQSIIGRKRTTADTSNVVNATAIDGVSQTIVVAPATESKECMRGTDGEYRTYRPAFGIAARGQLALSGSSLPAASALPLEAITWATASTLWNRCEGKNGVVAGQPPVDLTLRFTNSGRFDKGNNYVMCDTSAKFHPTNATFNPQRYMWGKAAYSLGGLPVINPATGLEVQ